Proteins from a single region of Takifugu rubripes chromosome 4, fTakRub1.2, whole genome shotgun sequence:
- the blnk gene encoding B-cell linker protein isoform X2 yields the protein MNLPSREECERWDQARVAAFLCTNNMQECAATVHRLNINGQRLLSLTDSEISKFSLVHQPQLQKMIQDIKKSDDSLLNKLRRLKSKPLPKVPARDYRDEEHLPESYHPRHMYEEPPEEQDDNYEPPPSHTPLATANSASFSGEEYLDNRHSLPHRPPKKPVFPPRNASRPQRARVPDLESDEDYIDPDDTHTEDNYVEPAEGPDSSFSDRSPNTQKRLFSLPGRPCTLPQSQFHSLPWMSCPRMNMRRSPTCEAEPTSDEEYEVCDPGGSSHQPAEALRLPPKPLPRERSPKPALKPRPDLKSREFENRLLPAAVQPEPQKALTPDPRRPQIPPHFASGRKAEAPAPTAAPALLLNPAVFGPAVERRGAPGWTEPDKDQEIRNKHWYGGACDRKTADEALLRSNQDGAFMVRKSSGQDAQQPYTLVVFYNGRVYNIPVRFIAATQQYALGREKSGEEYFNSLPHIIENHQRTPLVLIDGQNNTKDTTRLSYPVRPHGWNADE from the exons ATGAACCTGCCGTCCAGAGAGGAGTGTGAGAGGTGGGACCAGGCCCGGGTGGCTGCCTTCCTGTGCACG AACAATATGCAAGAATGTGCCGCCACAGTGCACAGACTGAACATTAATGGGCAGAGACTCTTG AGTCTGACTGACAGCGAAATAAGCAAGTTTAGCCTCGTCCACCAGCC GCAACTTCAAAAGATGATCCAAGACATAAAGAAAAGTGACGACAGCTTGTTGAACAAGCTCAGAAG ACTGAAGAGCAAACCACTTCCGAAGGTTCCGGCGAGGGATTACAGAG ATGAGGAGCATCTCCCTGAATCCTATCAC CCTCGCCACATGTACGAGGAGCCGCCGGAGGAGCAGGACGACAACTACGAGCCTCCTCCCAGTCACACGCCGCTCGCCACGGCCAACTCTGCTTCCTTCTCCGGGGAGGAGTACCTGG ACAACCGCCACAGCCTCCCGCACCGTCCGCCCAAGAAACCCGTCTTCCCGCCCAGGAACGCTTCCAGGCCACAGCGGGCCAGAGTCCCCGACCTGGAGAGCGATGAG GACTACATCGACCCGGACGACACTCACACCGAGGACAACTACGTGGAACCGGCAGAGGGTCCAGACAGCA GCTTCTCGGATCGCAGTCCCAACACCCAG AAGCGACTGTTCTCTCTTCCAGgcag GCCGTGCACGCTCCCCCAATCACAGTTCCATTCACTGCCGTGGATGTCCTGCCCCAG GATGAACATGAGAAGATCCCCCACCTGC gaggcggagccaacCAGTGACGAGGAGTATGAAGTCTGTGATCCAGGCG GGAGCAGCCACCAACCTGCAGAGGCTCTTCGTCTCCCCCCCAAACCTCTGCCCAGAGA GAGGTCCCCAAAACCAGCTCTGAAGCCA AGGCCGGACTTGAAATCCAGAGAATTTGAAA ACAGACTCCTTCCTGCTGCCGTGCAGCCGGAGCCCCAGAAAGCTCTCACGCCGGATCCAAGGCGACCGCA AATTCCGCCACACTTCGCCTCCGGCCGTAAGGCCGAAGCTCCAGCTccgactgcagctccagctctgctcctcaacCCCGCCGTGTTTGGCCCAGCAGTTGAGAGGAGGGGCGCCCCGGGCTGGACGGAGCCCGATAAG gaccaggagATCCGGAACAAACACTGGTACGGAGGCGCGTGTGACCGCAAGACCGCCGACGAAGCCTTGCTGCGCTCCAATCAA GACGGAGCCTTCATGGTGCGGAAGAGCTCCGGCCAGGACGCGCAGCAGCCCTACACCTTGGTGGTGTTCTACAACGGCAGAGTGTACAACATCCCCGTGCGCTTCATCGCCGCCACGCAGCAGTACGCCCTGGGAAGAGAGAAGagcggggaggag TATTTCAACAGCCTGCCTCACATCATCGAGAACCACCAGAGGACTCCGCTGGTGCTGATCGACGGCCAGAACAACACCAAGGACACCACCAGGCTCAGCTACCCGGTCAGGCCTCACGGATGGAACGCAGACGAGTGA
- the blnk gene encoding B-cell linker protein isoform X1 — translation MNLPSREECERWDQARVAAFLCTNNMQECAATVHRLNINGQRLLSLTDSEISKFSLVHQPQLQKMIQDIKKSDDSLLNKLRRALAAPRCGTPVADSSLRTLKSKPLPKVPARDYRDEEHLPESYHPRHMYEEPPEEQDDNYEPPPSHTPLATANSASFSGEEYLDNRHSLPHRPPKKPVFPPRNASRPQRARVPDLESDEDYIDPDDTHTEDNYVEPAEGPDSSFSDRSPNTQKRLFSLPGRPCTLPQSQFHSLPWMSCPRMNMRRSPTCEAEPTSDEEYEVCDPGGSSHQPAEALRLPPKPLPRERSPKPALKPRPDLKSREFENRLLPAAVQPEPQKALTPDPRRPQIPPHFASGRKAEAPAPTAAPALLLNPAVFGPAVERRGAPGWTEPDKDQEIRNKHWYGGACDRKTADEALLRSNQDGAFMVRKSSGQDAQQPYTLVVFYNGRVYNIPVRFIAATQQYALGREKSGEEYFNSLPHIIENHQRTPLVLIDGQNNTKDTTRLSYPVRPHGWNADE, via the exons ATGAACCTGCCGTCCAGAGAGGAGTGTGAGAGGTGGGACCAGGCCCGGGTGGCTGCCTTCCTGTGCACG AACAATATGCAAGAATGTGCCGCCACAGTGCACAGACTGAACATTAATGGGCAGAGACTCTTG AGTCTGACTGACAGCGAAATAAGCAAGTTTAGCCTCGTCCACCAGCC GCAACTTCAAAAGATGATCCAAGACATAAAGAAAAGTGACGACAGCTTGTTGAACAAGCTCAGAAG GGCTCTGGCGGCGCCTCGGTGTGGCACACCTGTTGCTGACTCCTCTTTGCGCAC ACTGAAGAGCAAACCACTTCCGAAGGTTCCGGCGAGGGATTACAGAG ATGAGGAGCATCTCCCTGAATCCTATCAC CCTCGCCACATGTACGAGGAGCCGCCGGAGGAGCAGGACGACAACTACGAGCCTCCTCCCAGTCACACGCCGCTCGCCACGGCCAACTCTGCTTCCTTCTCCGGGGAGGAGTACCTGG ACAACCGCCACAGCCTCCCGCACCGTCCGCCCAAGAAACCCGTCTTCCCGCCCAGGAACGCTTCCAGGCCACAGCGGGCCAGAGTCCCCGACCTGGAGAGCGATGAG GACTACATCGACCCGGACGACACTCACACCGAGGACAACTACGTGGAACCGGCAGAGGGTCCAGACAGCA GCTTCTCGGATCGCAGTCCCAACACCCAG AAGCGACTGTTCTCTCTTCCAGgcag GCCGTGCACGCTCCCCCAATCACAGTTCCATTCACTGCCGTGGATGTCCTGCCCCAG GATGAACATGAGAAGATCCCCCACCTGC gaggcggagccaacCAGTGACGAGGAGTATGAAGTCTGTGATCCAGGCG GGAGCAGCCACCAACCTGCAGAGGCTCTTCGTCTCCCCCCCAAACCTCTGCCCAGAGA GAGGTCCCCAAAACCAGCTCTGAAGCCA AGGCCGGACTTGAAATCCAGAGAATTTGAAA ACAGACTCCTTCCTGCTGCCGTGCAGCCGGAGCCCCAGAAAGCTCTCACGCCGGATCCAAGGCGACCGCA AATTCCGCCACACTTCGCCTCCGGCCGTAAGGCCGAAGCTCCAGCTccgactgcagctccagctctgctcctcaacCCCGCCGTGTTTGGCCCAGCAGTTGAGAGGAGGGGCGCCCCGGGCTGGACGGAGCCCGATAAG gaccaggagATCCGGAACAAACACTGGTACGGAGGCGCGTGTGACCGCAAGACCGCCGACGAAGCCTTGCTGCGCTCCAATCAA GACGGAGCCTTCATGGTGCGGAAGAGCTCCGGCCAGGACGCGCAGCAGCCCTACACCTTGGTGGTGTTCTACAACGGCAGAGTGTACAACATCCCCGTGCGCTTCATCGCCGCCACGCAGCAGTACGCCCTGGGAAGAGAGAAGagcggggaggag TATTTCAACAGCCTGCCTCACATCATCGAGAACCACCAGAGGACTCCGCTGGTGCTGATCGACGGCCAGAACAACACCAAGGACACCACCAGGCTCAGCTACCCGGTCAGGCCTCACGGATGGAACGCAGACGAGTGA
- the blnk gene encoding B-cell linker protein isoform X3 translates to MDKLSTVTVPTVAKFRQLQKMIQDIKKSDDSLLNKLRRALAAPRCGTPVADSSLRTLKSKPLPKVPARDYRDEEHLPESYHPRHMYEEPPEEQDDNYEPPPSHTPLATANSASFSGEEYLDNRHSLPHRPPKKPVFPPRNASRPQRARVPDLESDEDYIDPDDTHTEDNYVEPAEGPDSSFSDRSPNTQKRLFSLPGRPCTLPQSQFHSLPWMSCPRMNMRRSPTCEAEPTSDEEYEVCDPGGSSHQPAEALRLPPKPLPRERSPKPALKPRPDLKSREFENRLLPAAVQPEPQKALTPDPRRPQIPPHFASGRKAEAPAPTAAPALLLNPAVFGPAVERRGAPGWTEPDKDQEIRNKHWYGGACDRKTADEALLRSNQDGAFMVRKSSGQDAQQPYTLVVFYNGRVYNIPVRFIAATQQYALGREKSGEEYFNSLPHIIENHQRTPLVLIDGQNNTKDTTRLSYPVRPHGWNADE, encoded by the exons ATGGACAAGCTCAGCACGGTCACTGTCCCCACCGTGGCCAAGTTTAG GCAACTTCAAAAGATGATCCAAGACATAAAGAAAAGTGACGACAGCTTGTTGAACAAGCTCAGAAG GGCTCTGGCGGCGCCTCGGTGTGGCACACCTGTTGCTGACTCCTCTTTGCGCAC ACTGAAGAGCAAACCACTTCCGAAGGTTCCGGCGAGGGATTACAGAG ATGAGGAGCATCTCCCTGAATCCTATCAC CCTCGCCACATGTACGAGGAGCCGCCGGAGGAGCAGGACGACAACTACGAGCCTCCTCCCAGTCACACGCCGCTCGCCACGGCCAACTCTGCTTCCTTCTCCGGGGAGGAGTACCTGG ACAACCGCCACAGCCTCCCGCACCGTCCGCCCAAGAAACCCGTCTTCCCGCCCAGGAACGCTTCCAGGCCACAGCGGGCCAGAGTCCCCGACCTGGAGAGCGATGAG GACTACATCGACCCGGACGACACTCACACCGAGGACAACTACGTGGAACCGGCAGAGGGTCCAGACAGCA GCTTCTCGGATCGCAGTCCCAACACCCAG AAGCGACTGTTCTCTCTTCCAGgcag GCCGTGCACGCTCCCCCAATCACAGTTCCATTCACTGCCGTGGATGTCCTGCCCCAG GATGAACATGAGAAGATCCCCCACCTGC gaggcggagccaacCAGTGACGAGGAGTATGAAGTCTGTGATCCAGGCG GGAGCAGCCACCAACCTGCAGAGGCTCTTCGTCTCCCCCCCAAACCTCTGCCCAGAGA GAGGTCCCCAAAACCAGCTCTGAAGCCA AGGCCGGACTTGAAATCCAGAGAATTTGAAA ACAGACTCCTTCCTGCTGCCGTGCAGCCGGAGCCCCAGAAAGCTCTCACGCCGGATCCAAGGCGACCGCA AATTCCGCCACACTTCGCCTCCGGCCGTAAGGCCGAAGCTCCAGCTccgactgcagctccagctctgctcctcaacCCCGCCGTGTTTGGCCCAGCAGTTGAGAGGAGGGGCGCCCCGGGCTGGACGGAGCCCGATAAG gaccaggagATCCGGAACAAACACTGGTACGGAGGCGCGTGTGACCGCAAGACCGCCGACGAAGCCTTGCTGCGCTCCAATCAA GACGGAGCCTTCATGGTGCGGAAGAGCTCCGGCCAGGACGCGCAGCAGCCCTACACCTTGGTGGTGTTCTACAACGGCAGAGTGTACAACATCCCCGTGCGCTTCATCGCCGCCACGCAGCAGTACGCCCTGGGAAGAGAGAAGagcggggaggag TATTTCAACAGCCTGCCTCACATCATCGAGAACCACCAGAGGACTCCGCTGGTGCTGATCGACGGCCAGAACAACACCAAGGACACCACCAGGCTCAGCTACCCGGTCAGGCCTCACGGATGGAACGCAGACGAGTGA
- the blnk gene encoding B-cell linker protein isoform X4, translated as MDKLSTVTVPTVAKFRQLQKMIQDIKKSDDSLLNKLRRLKSKPLPKVPARDYRDEEHLPESYHPRHMYEEPPEEQDDNYEPPPSHTPLATANSASFSGEEYLDNRHSLPHRPPKKPVFPPRNASRPQRARVPDLESDEDYIDPDDTHTEDNYVEPAEGPDSSFSDRSPNTQKRLFSLPGRPCTLPQSQFHSLPWMSCPRMNMRRSPTCEAEPTSDEEYEVCDPGGSSHQPAEALRLPPKPLPRERSPKPALKPRPDLKSREFENRLLPAAVQPEPQKALTPDPRRPQIPPHFASGRKAEAPAPTAAPALLLNPAVFGPAVERRGAPGWTEPDKDQEIRNKHWYGGACDRKTADEALLRSNQDGAFMVRKSSGQDAQQPYTLVVFYNGRVYNIPVRFIAATQQYALGREKSGEEYFNSLPHIIENHQRTPLVLIDGQNNTKDTTRLSYPVRPHGWNADE; from the exons ATGGACAAGCTCAGCACGGTCACTGTCCCCACCGTGGCCAAGTTTAG GCAACTTCAAAAGATGATCCAAGACATAAAGAAAAGTGACGACAGCTTGTTGAACAAGCTCAGAAG ACTGAAGAGCAAACCACTTCCGAAGGTTCCGGCGAGGGATTACAGAG ATGAGGAGCATCTCCCTGAATCCTATCAC CCTCGCCACATGTACGAGGAGCCGCCGGAGGAGCAGGACGACAACTACGAGCCTCCTCCCAGTCACACGCCGCTCGCCACGGCCAACTCTGCTTCCTTCTCCGGGGAGGAGTACCTGG ACAACCGCCACAGCCTCCCGCACCGTCCGCCCAAGAAACCCGTCTTCCCGCCCAGGAACGCTTCCAGGCCACAGCGGGCCAGAGTCCCCGACCTGGAGAGCGATGAG GACTACATCGACCCGGACGACACTCACACCGAGGACAACTACGTGGAACCGGCAGAGGGTCCAGACAGCA GCTTCTCGGATCGCAGTCCCAACACCCAG AAGCGACTGTTCTCTCTTCCAGgcag GCCGTGCACGCTCCCCCAATCACAGTTCCATTCACTGCCGTGGATGTCCTGCCCCAG GATGAACATGAGAAGATCCCCCACCTGC gaggcggagccaacCAGTGACGAGGAGTATGAAGTCTGTGATCCAGGCG GGAGCAGCCACCAACCTGCAGAGGCTCTTCGTCTCCCCCCCAAACCTCTGCCCAGAGA GAGGTCCCCAAAACCAGCTCTGAAGCCA AGGCCGGACTTGAAATCCAGAGAATTTGAAA ACAGACTCCTTCCTGCTGCCGTGCAGCCGGAGCCCCAGAAAGCTCTCACGCCGGATCCAAGGCGACCGCA AATTCCGCCACACTTCGCCTCCGGCCGTAAGGCCGAAGCTCCAGCTccgactgcagctccagctctgctcctcaacCCCGCCGTGTTTGGCCCAGCAGTTGAGAGGAGGGGCGCCCCGGGCTGGACGGAGCCCGATAAG gaccaggagATCCGGAACAAACACTGGTACGGAGGCGCGTGTGACCGCAAGACCGCCGACGAAGCCTTGCTGCGCTCCAATCAA GACGGAGCCTTCATGGTGCGGAAGAGCTCCGGCCAGGACGCGCAGCAGCCCTACACCTTGGTGGTGTTCTACAACGGCAGAGTGTACAACATCCCCGTGCGCTTCATCGCCGCCACGCAGCAGTACGCCCTGGGAAGAGAGAAGagcggggaggag TATTTCAACAGCCTGCCTCACATCATCGAGAACCACCAGAGGACTCCGCTGGTGCTGATCGACGGCCAGAACAACACCAAGGACACCACCAGGCTCAGCTACCCGGTCAGGCCTCACGGATGGAACGCAGACGAGTGA